The following are encoded in a window of Kitasatospora fiedleri genomic DNA:
- a CDS encoding NADAR family protein: protein MIGNRITHRTADGVRVPGTWRHAFIRNGGHYFLTDLFVYADGLIDCWGLVTVEEFEEKLRTGWVATSLPEGGEASAHELADWKFGEPESWITPELLVAEVRDTIDQLNGRPDSTGRCLAAVDVFLADRTEENRAAAREAFLAVPETRRRYALGDMDSKDWPLRVLVAGPGGRTYLPFDGTVTQEDYDGALGYFEERARWRAERSTRVPADGPVTPHAPAVQLHHTYRTEPVADPGTIGLRHDYPAPITVGGVDHPSVAHAYWTLSVADPGARDALAAAQTASAARTLAAGAPRREGWEHARTAVMTALLRAKYDQHPELAEVLLATDDATLVYDDVDSAFWGDNAGRGRNWSGRLLELVRSELHARRAGIPGA from the coding sequence ATGATCGGCAACCGGATCACCCATCGCACGGCGGACGGCGTCCGCGTACCCGGAACCTGGCGGCACGCCTTCATCCGCAACGGCGGCCACTACTTCCTCACCGACCTGTTCGTCTACGCCGACGGGCTCATCGACTGCTGGGGTCTGGTCACCGTCGAGGAGTTCGAGGAGAAGCTGCGCACCGGCTGGGTGGCCACCAGTCTGCCCGAGGGCGGGGAAGCGTCCGCGCACGAGCTGGCGGACTGGAAGTTCGGCGAGCCGGAGAGCTGGATCACGCCCGAACTGCTGGTCGCCGAAGTCCGCGACACCATAGACCAGTTGAACGGCCGCCCCGATTCGACGGGCCGCTGCCTGGCCGCCGTCGACGTCTTCCTCGCCGACCGGACCGAGGAGAACCGGGCCGCGGCCCGCGAGGCGTTCCTCGCGGTCCCGGAGACCCGACGTCGCTACGCGCTGGGCGACATGGACAGCAAGGACTGGCCACTGCGGGTCCTGGTGGCGGGGCCCGGCGGCCGGACCTACCTGCCGTTCGACGGGACGGTCACGCAGGAGGACTACGACGGCGCCCTCGGGTACTTCGAGGAGCGGGCCCGGTGGAGGGCCGAGAGGTCCACCCGCGTCCCGGCGGACGGACCGGTGACCCCGCACGCACCGGCCGTCCAGCTCCACCACACGTACCGGACCGAGCCGGTGGCCGATCCCGGCACGATCGGCCTGCGCCACGACTACCCCGCCCCGATCACGGTCGGAGGGGTCGACCACCCCTCCGTCGCCCACGCCTACTGGACCCTGTCGGTCGCCGACCCCGGGGCCCGGGACGCGCTCGCGGCGGCACAGACCGCCTCCGCGGCACGCACGCTCGCGGCCGGAGCCCCCCGCCGCGAGGGCTGGGAACACGCCCGGACCGCCGTCATGACCGCGCTGCTGCGCGCCAAGTACGACCAGCACCCCGAACTGGCCGAGGTCCTGCTGGCGACGGACGACGCCACCCTGGTCTACGACGACGTGGACTCCGCCTTCTGGGGCGACAACGCCGGCCGGGGCCGTAACTGGTCGGGACGCCTCCTCGAACTCGTCCGCTCCGAACTGCACGCCCGGCGCGCCGGGATTCCCGGGGCGTGA
- a CDS encoding beta-ketoacyl-ACP synthase III, which yields MPGVRIAALGHHQPGRVLTNDELATMVDTNDEWIRRRTGIVTRRIAGPHESVTDLAAGAAAKALAASGLDPAEIGQVTVATCSAVDRCPSIAAQVAGRLGIPSAVAFDLNNGCAGFCTSLSVANHSLLAGGAKHALVIGAEKMSDLVDWTDRRSCILLGDGAGAAVLSATDGEGSAIGPVVWGSDPSRASAVRLLDEWHPQFEQDGQAVFRWATTELPALAEQACRAAGLSPAELDGVVTHQANLRIIESLVQKLGLSEDAVIARDVVDSGNTSAASVPLALAKLVERGELRSGARVLLFAFGGGLSWAGQVVTCP from the coding sequence ATGCCCGGAGTCCGGATAGCCGCTCTCGGCCACCATCAGCCCGGCCGGGTGCTGACCAACGACGAGTTGGCGACGATGGTGGACACCAATGACGAGTGGATCCGGCGGCGGACCGGGATCGTGACCCGGCGGATCGCGGGGCCGCACGAGTCGGTGACCGATCTGGCGGCGGGGGCGGCGGCGAAGGCGCTGGCGGCCTCGGGGCTGGACCCGGCGGAGATCGGGCAGGTCACGGTGGCCACCTGCAGTGCGGTGGACCGCTGCCCGTCGATCGCGGCGCAGGTGGCGGGTCGGCTGGGCATTCCGTCCGCCGTCGCGTTCGACCTGAACAACGGGTGCGCGGGGTTCTGCACCTCACTGTCGGTGGCGAACCACTCGCTGCTGGCGGGCGGCGCCAAGCACGCGCTGGTGATCGGCGCGGAGAAGATGTCGGACCTGGTGGACTGGACGGACCGGCGCAGCTGCATCCTGCTGGGCGACGGTGCGGGCGCGGCGGTGCTGTCCGCGACCGACGGGGAGGGCAGCGCGATCGGTCCGGTGGTCTGGGGGTCGGACCCGTCGCGGGCGAGCGCGGTGCGGCTGCTGGACGAGTGGCACCCGCAGTTCGAGCAGGACGGCCAGGCGGTGTTCCGGTGGGCCACCACCGAGCTGCCCGCGCTGGCCGAACAGGCGTGCCGGGCGGCCGGGTTGAGCCCGGCGGAGCTGGACGGGGTGGTGACCCACCAGGCGAACCTGCGGATCATCGAGTCGCTGGTGCAGAAGCTGGGTCTGTCCGAGGACGCGGTGATCGCCCGGGACGTGGTGGACTCCGGCAACACCTCGGCGGCCTCCGTGCCGCTGGCGCTGGCGAAGCTGGTGGAGCGCGGCGAGCTGCGTTCGGGCGCCCGGGTGCTGCTGTTCGCGTTCGGCGGCGGCCTGTCCTGGGCCGGCCAGGTGGTCACCTGCCCGTGA